The following are encoded in a window of Amycolatopsis lexingtonensis genomic DNA:
- a CDS encoding FUSC family protein has protein sequence MNRYRLAALDRLAAADPGLVRLRLAGSAVLGIVLAVGALLPAHLPLTVMLVGAIAAMMTAFTVNDATPGAQAGTLVLAFLTGAASITTASLGSALPPMDSVVFVLLIFVAVYAQRFGPRGTALGSIAFFLFFFPMFLQAHLKQVPQLLLALAVGVLANAVVRFVLLRHNAEAEFLRVRRAFRARLAAVVRAAEAYLAVGGSDRTRKQLRTSLARLHECVLLIEDAAPDVVDARAADRLRRRAIEVELAVQWLASTVQRTCSDELGPDVRDDLIARLARFRALMERDPRELPLISQTGEYSRMLVEGSRIDEHAAPGDGVRKALAELALADDRAQRAAVPEATVDPLDDESAEEPEPRFAYDNRTRSAIQAVVGGGLAVLGGELVSHQRWYWAVLTVFVVFIGASSAGATFVKGVRRLGGTLIGIVGGVLLALLVGGNTPATLALILVCVFGMVYTARVSQVVMAFFITSMLGLLYSLLGTFSLAVLWIRVAETAVGAAAGILAAVVIVPVRTRSVMLDDIAEVLDELEEFLEHTCGLLAGEENVNIIELSRDLDRSVEVVRTTIEPLTHPVNLRSARRDYGWHVLTTLETIAFRARHVAARAQPGQLAGADTDRLRQFTGRLLTNIDVLRKALDAPGGPTPGTLVRDDGTPVSDRVEQAETRAVLSSLSHLDEALVSLGRVFGLEATDPRAPAK, from the coding sequence ATGAACCGGTACCGCCTCGCCGCCCTCGACCGGCTCGCGGCGGCCGACCCCGGCCTGGTCCGGCTGCGGCTGGCCGGGTCCGCGGTGCTCGGCATCGTCCTGGCCGTGGGCGCGCTGCTGCCCGCGCACCTGCCGCTCACCGTGATGCTCGTCGGCGCCATCGCCGCCATGATGACGGCGTTCACGGTCAACGACGCCACCCCGGGCGCCCAGGCCGGCACGCTCGTCCTGGCCTTCCTCACCGGGGCCGCGTCGATCACCACCGCCAGCCTCGGCTCGGCCCTGCCGCCGATGGACAGCGTCGTGTTCGTGCTGCTGATCTTCGTCGCCGTCTACGCGCAGCGCTTCGGGCCGCGCGGCACCGCGCTCGGGTCGATCGCGTTCTTCCTGTTCTTCTTCCCGATGTTCCTGCAGGCCCACCTCAAGCAGGTGCCGCAGCTGCTGCTGGCCCTCGCGGTGGGGGTGCTCGCCAACGCCGTCGTCCGGTTCGTGCTGTTGCGGCACAACGCCGAAGCCGAGTTCCTGCGGGTCCGCCGGGCCTTCCGCGCCCGCCTCGCCGCCGTCGTCCGCGCCGCCGAGGCGTACCTGGCCGTGGGCGGCAGCGACCGGACGCGCAAGCAGCTGCGGACCTCGCTGGCCCGGCTCCACGAATGCGTCCTGCTCATCGAGGACGCCGCACCCGACGTCGTCGACGCCCGCGCCGCCGACCGCCTCCGCCGCCGCGCCATCGAAGTGGAACTCGCCGTGCAGTGGCTGGCCAGCACCGTGCAGCGCACCTGTTCCGACGAACTCGGCCCCGACGTCCGCGACGACCTCATCGCCCGGCTCGCCCGCTTCCGCGCCCTGATGGAACGCGACCCGCGCGAGCTCCCGCTGATCAGCCAGACCGGCGAGTACAGCCGCATGCTCGTCGAAGGCAGCCGCATCGACGAACACGCCGCCCCCGGCGACGGCGTCCGCAAGGCACTGGCCGAACTGGCGCTGGCCGACGACCGGGCCCAGCGCGCCGCCGTGCCCGAGGCCACTGTGGACCCGCTCGACGACGAATCGGCGGAAGAGCCGGAACCCCGGTTCGCCTACGACAACCGGACCCGAAGCGCCATCCAGGCCGTCGTCGGCGGCGGGCTCGCCGTGCTCGGCGGGGAACTGGTGTCCCACCAGCGCTGGTACTGGGCCGTGCTGACCGTCTTCGTCGTCTTCATCGGTGCCTCCAGCGCCGGCGCCACCTTCGTCAAGGGCGTCCGCCGCCTCGGCGGCACCCTGATCGGCATCGTCGGCGGGGTCCTGCTCGCGCTGCTGGTCGGCGGGAACACCCCGGCCACGCTCGCGCTGATCCTGGTCTGCGTGTTCGGCATGGTCTACACCGCACGCGTCTCGCAGGTGGTGATGGCGTTCTTCATCACCAGCATGCTCGGCCTGCTCTACAGCCTGCTGGGCACGTTCAGCCTCGCCGTGCTCTGGATCCGCGTCGCCGAAACCGCCGTCGGCGCGGCCGCGGGCATCCTCGCCGCCGTCGTCATCGTCCCGGTCCGCACCCGCTCGGTCATGCTCGACGACATCGCCGAGGTGCTCGACGAGCTCGAGGAGTTCCTCGAACACACCTGCGGGCTGCTCGCCGGCGAGGAAAACGTCAACATCATCGAGCTCTCCCGCGACCTCGACCGCTCCGTCGAGGTCGTCCGGACCACCATCGAACCGCTGACCCACCCGGTCAACCTGCGCAGCGCCCGCCGCGACTACGGCTGGCACGTCCTGACCACCCTGGAAACCATCGCCTTCCGGGCCCGCCACGTCGCCGCCCGCGCCCAGCCCGGCCAGCTCGCCGGCGCCGACACCGACCGGCTCCGCCAGTTCACCGGACGGCTGCTGACCAACATCGACGTCCTCCGCAAAGCGCTCGACGCGCCGGGTGGCCCCACACCCGGCACGCTCGTGCGCGACGACGGCACCCCGGTCTCCGACCGCGTCGAGCAGGCCGAAACCCGCGCCGTCCTCTCCAGCCTCAGCCACCTCGACGAAGCCCTGGTCTCCCTCGGCCGCGTCTTCGGCCTCGAGGCCACCGACCCGCGAGCCCCGGCGAAATAG
- a CDS encoding VOC family protein has product MSVELNHTIVCVTDREKSAEFLAGILGLEVGPVTGPFVPVRLANGVTLDYLRVDRVTSQHYAFLVGEDDFDAALARIERAGITYWADPFHERAGALNDMNGGRGLYFEDPDGHNLELLTRG; this is encoded by the coding sequence ATGAGCGTCGAACTGAATCACACGATCGTGTGTGTCACCGACCGGGAGAAGTCGGCTGAGTTCCTGGCCGGGATTCTCGGCCTGGAGGTGGGGCCGGTGACCGGGCCGTTCGTGCCGGTCCGGCTCGCGAACGGTGTCACGCTGGACTACCTGCGGGTGGACCGGGTGACGAGCCAGCACTACGCCTTCCTGGTCGGCGAAGACGACTTCGACGCCGCGCTGGCGAGGATCGAGCGGGCCGGGATCACGTACTGGGCGGACCCGTTCCACGAGCGGGCCGGTGCGCTCAATGACATGAACGGCGGGCGCGGGCTCTACTTCGAGGACCCGGACGGCCACAACCTGGAACTGCTGACGAGGGGGTAG
- a CDS encoding GDSL-type esterase/lipase family protein — MLVGVNANGRHTFDPHAPEVSADEFAAGYNRLLAPLAEAGTKLILIEPFLLPVEGVTEAGDIRIDDDVRRDWRAGLDPKIEAVRHLASEYGAHLLAADRMFAGLSAETGPERWSEDGVHPTPAGHAALAEAWLRLVA, encoded by the coding sequence ATCCTCGTCGGCGTCAACGCCAACGGACGCCACACCTTCGACCCACACGCACCCGAAGTGTCCGCGGACGAGTTCGCGGCGGGCTACAATCGCCTGCTCGCACCCCTCGCCGAAGCCGGCACAAAGCTGATTCTCATCGAGCCGTTCCTCCTGCCGGTCGAAGGCGTCACCGAAGCCGGTGACATCCGCATCGACGACGACGTGCGCCGGGACTGGCGAGCCGGCCTCGACCCGAAGATCGAGGCCGTGCGGCACCTCGCGAGCGAGTACGGTGCCCACCTGCTCGCCGCCGACCGCATGTTCGCCGGGCTCTCCGCGGAAACCGGACCGGAGCGCTGGTCGGAAGACGGCGTGCACCCGACCCCCGCCGGTCACGCGGCACTCGCGGAAGCGTGGCTGCGGCTGGTCGCCTGA
- a CDS encoding MarR family winged helix-turn-helix transcriptional regulator, which yields MPPPTTTPIGVVLARTAKTAGRAFDQALATAGGSQPVWQILISLKTRTVANQRELADAVGIQGATLTHHLNGMETAGLVTRRRDPENRRVHLVELTEDGEQLFHRLATAAIAHDQRMRKGLTDTEITQLTDLLHRLAANVTEP from the coding sequence GTGCCACCACCCACCACCACCCCCATCGGCGTCGTCCTCGCCCGCACCGCCAAAACCGCCGGCCGCGCCTTCGACCAGGCCCTCGCCACCGCCGGCGGCTCCCAACCCGTCTGGCAGATCCTCATCTCCCTCAAGACCCGCACCGTCGCCAACCAGCGCGAACTCGCCGACGCCGTCGGCATCCAAGGCGCCACCCTCACCCACCACCTCAACGGCATGGAAACCGCCGGCCTCGTCACCCGCCGCCGCGACCCCGAAAACCGCCGCGTCCACCTCGTCGAACTCACCGAAGACGGCGAACAGCTCTTCCACCGCCTCGCCACCGCCGCCATCGCCCACGACCAGCGCATGCGAAAAGGCCTCACCGACACCGAGATCACCCAGCTCACCGACCTCCTCCACCGCCTCGCCGCCAACGTCACCGAGCCCTGA
- a CDS encoding ClpP family protease has product MTLLALPDMHTAAQAPDDSVYQQLLRDRIVFLGSEVNDEVANRIIAQLLLLAADDPDKDITFYINSPGGSVTAGMAIYDTMQLVKPDVSTWGLGFVASMGQFLLSSGHPGKRYLLPNTRIVMHQPSAGISGAATDIAIQAEVFGKMKRRIAQITAAQTGQTVERITADADRDRWFDADEALAYGFVDHIVANERTATA; this is encoded by the coding sequence ATGACCCTTCTCGCCCTGCCCGACATGCACACCGCCGCCCAGGCCCCCGACGACTCGGTCTACCAGCAGCTCCTGCGCGACCGCATCGTCTTCCTCGGCTCCGAAGTCAACGACGAAGTCGCCAACCGCATCATCGCCCAGCTCCTCCTCCTCGCCGCCGACGACCCGGACAAGGACATCACCTTCTACATCAACTCACCCGGCGGCTCCGTCACCGCCGGCATGGCCATCTACGACACCATGCAGCTCGTCAAACCCGACGTCTCCACCTGGGGCCTCGGCTTCGTCGCCTCCATGGGCCAGTTCCTGCTCTCCTCCGGCCACCCCGGCAAGCGCTACCTCCTGCCCAACACCCGCATCGTCATGCACCAGCCCTCCGCCGGCATCAGCGGCGCCGCCACCGACATCGCCATCCAGGCCGAGGTCTTCGGCAAGATGAAGCGCCGCATCGCCCAGATCACCGCCGCCCAGACCGGCCAGACCGTCGAACGCATCACCGCCGACGCCGACCGCGACCGCTGGTTCGACGCCGACGAAGCTCTCGCCTACGGCTTCGTCGACCACATCGTCGCGAACGAACGCACCGCCACGGCTTGA
- a CDS encoding malate dehydrogenase encodes MTQAPVNVTVTGAAGQIGYALLFRIASGQLLGQDVPVKLRLLEIPQAVKAAEGTAMELDDGAFPLLAGIDIFDDPKQAFEGTNIALLVGARPRSKGMERGDLLEANGGIFKPQGEAINAGAADDIKVLVVGNPANTNALIARSHAPDVPADRFTAMTRLDHNRALAQLSKKLGVPVTELKKLAIWGNHSATQYPSVQHAEVGGKPVEVDQAWLENDFIPTVAKRGAAIIEARGLSSAASAASAAIDHVYTWVNGTPAGDWTSAGVVSDGSYGVAEGIISSFPVTAKDGKYEIVQGLEIDDFSRARIDASVAELVEERDTVQKLGLI; translated from the coding sequence ATGACCCAAGCCCCTGTCAACGTGACCGTCACCGGCGCCGCCGGCCAGATCGGCTACGCGCTGCTCTTCCGCATCGCTTCCGGTCAGCTCCTCGGCCAAGACGTCCCGGTGAAGCTGCGGCTCCTCGAGATCCCGCAGGCGGTCAAGGCGGCCGAGGGCACCGCCATGGAGCTCGACGACGGCGCGTTCCCCCTCCTGGCCGGCATCGACATCTTCGACGACCCCAAGCAGGCCTTCGAAGGCACCAACATCGCCCTCCTCGTCGGCGCCCGCCCCCGCAGCAAGGGCATGGAGCGCGGCGACCTTCTCGAAGCCAACGGCGGCATCTTCAAGCCCCAGGGCGAAGCCATCAACGCCGGCGCCGCCGACGACATCAAGGTCCTCGTCGTCGGCAACCCCGCCAACACCAACGCCCTCATCGCCCGCTCGCACGCCCCCGACGTGCCCGCCGACCGCTTCACCGCGATGACCCGCCTCGACCACAACCGCGCCCTCGCCCAGCTCTCCAAGAAGCTCGGCGTCCCCGTCACCGAGCTCAAGAAGCTCGCCATCTGGGGCAACCACTCCGCCACCCAGTACCCCTCGGTCCAGCACGCCGAGGTCGGCGGCAAGCCCGTCGAGGTCGACCAGGCCTGGCTCGAAAACGACTTCATCCCCACCGTCGCCAAGCGCGGCGCCGCCATCATCGAAGCCCGCGGCCTCTCCTCCGCCGCGTCCGCCGCCTCGGCCGCCATCGACCACGTCTACACCTGGGTCAACGGCACCCCGGCCGGCGACTGGACCTCCGCCGGCGTCGTCTCCGACGGCTCCTACGGCGTCGCCGAAGGCATCATCTCGTCCTTCCCCGTCACCGCCAAGGACGGCAAGTACGAGATCGTCCAGGGCCTCGAGATCGACGACTTCTCCCGCGCCCGCATCGACGCCTCCGTCGCCGAGCTCGTCGAGGAGCGCGACACCGTGCAGAAGCTCGGCCTCATCTGA
- a CDS encoding DUF4360 domain-containing protein: MALSSVVTPHSWNTPPPPDKIVIDVVNAIGTGCPPNTSAVAVSQDNTAFTVTYSAYTALVGVGAGPLDARKNCQIGLRVHVPQGFTYGIAQADYRGFAHLERGATGLERANYYFQGNSPTAYVQHPLAGPFEDDWHFTDSTEVGAIVFKPCGEERNLNINTELRAAAGTSDPKKTTSYVTMDSTDGSITTVYHFAWLVCP, translated from the coding sequence ATGGCGCTGTCCTCTGTGGTCACCCCGCATTCGTGGAACACTCCTCCGCCGCCCGACAAAATCGTCATCGACGTCGTGAACGCCATCGGCACGGGCTGTCCGCCGAACACGTCCGCGGTGGCGGTTTCGCAGGACAACACGGCGTTCACGGTGACCTACAGCGCCTACACGGCGTTGGTCGGGGTCGGCGCCGGTCCGCTGGACGCCAGGAAGAACTGCCAGATCGGCCTGCGGGTGCACGTGCCACAGGGTTTCACCTACGGAATCGCGCAGGCGGACTACCGCGGATTCGCCCACCTGGAACGGGGAGCGACCGGCCTGGAAAGAGCGAACTACTATTTCCAGGGAAATTCGCCGACGGCGTACGTGCAGCACCCGCTGGCGGGGCCGTTCGAAGACGACTGGCATTTCACCGATTCGACGGAGGTCGGTGCGATCGTGTTCAAGCCGTGCGGCGAGGAACGCAACCTGAACATCAACACGGAATTGCGCGCGGCGGCCGGGACGTCGGATCCGAAGAAGACGACGAGCTACGTCACGATGGACTCGACCGACGGCAGCATCACCACGGTGTACCACTTCGCGTGGCTGGTCTGCCCCTGA
- a CDS encoding nuclear transport factor 2 family protein: protein MSTEEQVREFGRVWAAAEERGDTAVLAGLAAEGFRLVGPLGFVLDRDQWLARYGGGDLVTEKLAWDDVEVRDFGTTAIAIGVHEQVARHRGNPVNGRFRATHVLVRNGDRWQLAGIHLSPIGGPFAPAGEPR, encoded by the coding sequence ATGAGCACCGAAGAGCAGGTCCGCGAGTTCGGCCGGGTCTGGGCCGCGGCGGAAGAGCGGGGTGACACCGCGGTGCTGGCCGGCCTGGCCGCCGAGGGGTTCCGGCTGGTCGGGCCGCTGGGCTTCGTCCTGGACCGCGACCAGTGGCTGGCGCGCTACGGCGGCGGTGACCTGGTGACCGAGAAGCTGGCGTGGGACGACGTCGAGGTCCGCGACTTCGGCACGACCGCCATCGCGATCGGCGTGCACGAGCAGGTCGCCCGGCACCGGGGCAACCCGGTGAACGGCCGGTTCCGCGCCACGCACGTCCTGGTCCGCAACGGCGACCGCTGGCAGCTGGCGGGTATCCACCTGAGCCCCATCGGCGGGCCGTTCGCGCCGGCGGGAGAGCCGCGATGA
- a CDS encoding GH92 family glycosyl hydrolase, with amino-acid sequence MSDAVFFSSFESGDPQPADPALVVDSGPDRSPTAKTGVGFTGARALRYSARPRAVLFELDVPVTGRTELSYVVFPAADGDIPAYHATRVSLDVEFADGTSAGFEPVDDKTLWVDQWNPVRRPLGAFAGRRITRIVLRTDAPDDITGWIDDVRVADRADLPRDPVDFVRTTRGTHSSGDYSRGNNIPATAVPHGFNFWTPVTDAGVTNWVYSYHRHNDERNRPALQAIALSHQPSPWMGDRHTFHLMPGTGPVEPNRRKRALAFSHADETDAPHHYGVRFANGMTADLAPTSHAAILRFTFPDKHGWLLFDNVRNRGRLRINADTGEISGYTRVRSRLSAGARRMFVYGVTDAPATRGAKIHRPPWRRVSGYFEFDGPDVTLRIATSLISLAQAKRNLELEIPEGTTFEQVRARARDLWQEQLGRVEVEGATDDQATTLYSNLYRLFLYPNVAHENTPKGIRHASPVVRRFWPSTRRRTGAKVVDGELYVNNGFWDTYRTTWPAYALFAPEHCGRLVDGFVQQYREGGWISRWSSPGYADLMTGTSSDVAFADAYLKGIRDFDVEAAYDAGLKNATVTPPQRSVGRKGLEESIFLGWTPVSVHEGLSWALEGCINDFGLANLSDALSRESAGARARRYADYAVYFRERAMHYVHHFDPEIGFFQGRHRDGRRKFGPAGYDPAAWGGDFVETNAWNTAFTAPHDGPGLAALHGGNAGLEAKLDTFFATPETGRRPGAYGGLIHEMTEARDVRMGQYGHSNQPSHHIPYVYNLAGAPAKTQRVVREVLRRLYLGSEIGQGYPGDEDNGEMSAWYLFSALGFYPLAVGSPRYAIGSPLFEKATVHLGEGRKLVVHAPGNTDETVYVRGLTVNGEPHEDTSIAHATLAGGAELVFDLTTEPTDWGAPPPPAERPDPVTDLTGTATSAEAKNVAALFDDTTRTQITFRGATPSIEFTVTGEPRPVTMYTLTSGTRGGDPSAWVLEGSDDGTEWTTLDEREDELFRWRRQTRPFALATPAAHARYRLRITATRGRRTTLAQWELLAR; translated from the coding sequence ATGTCCGACGCCGTGTTCTTCTCCTCCTTCGAAAGCGGTGATCCGCAGCCCGCGGATCCCGCCCTGGTCGTGGACAGCGGGCCGGACCGCTCCCCCACGGCCAAGACCGGCGTCGGCTTCACCGGGGCGCGGGCCCTGCGCTACAGCGCCCGCCCGCGCGCGGTCCTGTTCGAACTCGACGTCCCGGTCACCGGGCGCACCGAGCTGTCCTATGTGGTCTTCCCCGCCGCCGACGGGGACATCCCCGCCTACCACGCCACCCGGGTCAGCCTCGACGTCGAATTCGCCGACGGCACGAGCGCCGGGTTCGAGCCGGTCGACGACAAGACGCTCTGGGTGGACCAGTGGAACCCGGTGCGCCGGCCACTGGGTGCGTTCGCCGGGCGCCGGATCACCCGGATCGTTTTGCGCACCGACGCACCGGACGACATCACCGGGTGGATCGACGACGTCCGCGTCGCCGACCGCGCCGACCTGCCAAGGGACCCCGTCGACTTCGTCCGGACCACCCGGGGCACGCACTCCAGCGGGGACTACTCCCGCGGCAACAACATCCCGGCCACCGCGGTGCCGCACGGCTTCAACTTCTGGACCCCGGTCACCGACGCCGGCGTCACCAACTGGGTCTACTCCTACCACCGCCACAACGACGAGCGGAACCGGCCCGCGCTGCAGGCCATCGCGCTGAGCCACCAGCCGAGCCCGTGGATGGGCGACCGCCACACCTTCCACCTCATGCCCGGCACCGGCCCGGTCGAGCCGAACCGCCGCAAGCGGGCGCTGGCCTTCTCCCACGCCGACGAGACCGACGCGCCGCACCACTACGGCGTCCGGTTCGCCAACGGGATGACCGCCGACCTGGCGCCGACGTCGCACGCGGCGATCCTGCGTTTCACCTTCCCCGACAAGCACGGCTGGCTGCTGTTCGACAACGTCCGCAACCGCGGCCGCCTGCGGATCAACGCCGACACCGGTGAGATCAGCGGGTACACCCGGGTCCGCAGCCGGCTGTCGGCCGGGGCGCGCCGGATGTTCGTCTACGGCGTCACCGACGCCCCGGCCACCCGCGGTGCGAAGATCCACCGTCCGCCGTGGCGGCGCGTGTCGGGCTACTTCGAGTTCGACGGCCCCGACGTCACGCTGCGGATCGCGACGTCCCTGATCAGCCTCGCCCAGGCCAAGCGCAACCTCGAGCTGGAGATCCCCGAGGGGACGACGTTCGAGCAGGTGCGGGCGCGGGCCAGGGACCTGTGGCAGGAGCAGCTGGGCCGCGTCGAGGTCGAAGGCGCGACCGACGACCAGGCCACGACGCTGTACTCCAACCTCTACCGGCTGTTCCTGTACCCGAACGTCGCCCACGAGAACACGCCGAAGGGGATCCGGCACGCGAGCCCGGTCGTGCGCCGCTTCTGGCCGAGCACGCGGCGCCGGACCGGGGCGAAGGTCGTCGACGGCGAGCTGTACGTCAACAACGGCTTCTGGGACACCTACCGCACGACCTGGCCGGCGTACGCGCTGTTCGCCCCGGAGCACTGCGGGCGGCTGGTCGACGGGTTCGTGCAGCAGTACCGCGAGGGCGGCTGGATCTCCCGCTGGTCCTCGCCCGGCTACGCCGATCTGATGACCGGGACCAGCTCCGACGTCGCGTTCGCCGACGCCTACCTCAAGGGCATCCGCGACTTCGACGTCGAGGCCGCCTACGACGCCGGGCTGAAGAACGCCACCGTCACCCCGCCGCAGCGCTCGGTCGGCCGCAAGGGGCTGGAAGAGTCGATCTTCCTGGGCTGGACCCCGGTGTCGGTCCACGAAGGACTGTCATGGGCATTGGAAGGCTGCATCAACGACTTCGGCCTCGCCAACCTCTCCGACGCACTTTCACGTGAAAGTGCGGGGGCGCGAGCCCGCCGGTACGCCGACTACGCGGTCTACTTCCGCGAGCGCGCGATGCACTACGTCCACCACTTCGACCCCGAGATCGGGTTCTTCCAGGGCCGCCACCGCGACGGGCGCCGCAAGTTCGGGCCGGCCGGCTACGACCCGGCGGCCTGGGGCGGCGACTTCGTCGAAACCAACGCCTGGAACACCGCCTTCACCGCACCCCACGACGGCCCGGGCCTGGCCGCTCTCCACGGCGGCAACGCCGGTCTCGAAGCCAAACTGGACACTTTCTTCGCCACCCCGGAGACCGGACGGCGGCCCGGCGCGTACGGCGGCCTGATCCACGAGATGACCGAGGCCCGCGACGTCCGCATGGGCCAGTACGGGCACTCCAACCAGCCCTCGCACCACATCCCCTACGTCTACAACCTCGCCGGCGCGCCCGCGAAGACCCAGCGCGTCGTGCGGGAAGTGCTGCGACGGCTCTACCTGGGCAGCGAGATCGGCCAGGGCTACCCCGGCGACGAGGACAACGGCGAAATGTCCGCCTGGTACCTCTTCAGCGCGCTCGGCTTCTACCCCCTCGCCGTCGGCAGCCCCCGCTACGCCATCGGGTCGCCGCTGTTCGAGAAGGCGACTGTCCACCTGGGCGAAGGGCGCAAGCTCGTCGTCCACGCGCCCGGCAACACCGACGAAACCGTCTACGTCCGCGGGCTCACGGTCAACGGCGAGCCGCACGAAGACACCTCGATCGCCCACGCCACCCTCGCCGGCGGCGCCGAACTGGTCTTCGACCTGACCACCGAGCCCACCGATTGGGGCGCCCCGCCACCACCCGCCGAGCGACCGGACCCGGTCACCGACCTCACCGGCACCGCCACGAGCGCCGAAGCCAAGAACGTCGCCGCGCTGTTCGACGACACCACCCGCACCCAGATCACCTTCCGCGGGGCCACGCCGTCGATCGAGTTCACCGTCACCGGCGAGCCCCGCCCGGTCACGATGTACACGCTCACCTCCGGCACCCGCGGCGGCGACCCCAGCGCGTGGGTGCTCGAAGGCTCCGACGACGGCACCGAGTGGACCACCCTCGACGAACGCGAAGACGAGCTGTTCCGCTGGCGCCGCCAGACCCGCCCGTTCGCCCTCGCCACCCCGGCCGCGCACGCCCGCTACCGGCTACGGATCACCGCCACCCGCGGCCGCCGCACCACCCTCGCCCAATGGGAGCTGCTCGCCCGATGA
- a CDS encoding TIGR03560 family F420-dependent LLM class oxidoreductase, protein MAAEDAGLDTLWVPDHLLQADPNSTPDSAMLEAYTTLGFLAARTSRIGLGTMVSAVTFRPPSLLIKAVTTLDVLSGGRARFGVGTGHHEGEARAMGLPFPPVAERFERLEETLRLARRMWDGDSSPFEGAHLRLDRPIGNPRPVRRPRVLIGGAGERKTLRLVARYADACNLFDIPDGGKTVRHKLAVLARHCEAAGRPYGEIEKTISTRLAPGEPAESFAARLAEFAGWGIEHAVVITAGPWSPAAVATLGRAGTLLAG, encoded by the coding sequence GTGGCCGCCGAGGACGCCGGGCTGGACACCCTGTGGGTGCCCGACCACCTGCTGCAGGCCGACCCGAACAGCACCCCGGACTCGGCGATGCTGGAGGCGTACACGACGCTGGGGTTCCTGGCCGCCCGCACCAGCCGGATCGGGCTGGGGACGATGGTGTCGGCCGTGACGTTCCGGCCGCCGTCACTGCTGATCAAGGCGGTCACGACGCTGGACGTCCTCTCCGGCGGGCGGGCCCGGTTCGGGGTCGGCACCGGGCACCACGAAGGCGAGGCGCGGGCGATGGGCCTGCCGTTCCCGCCGGTGGCCGAACGGTTCGAGCGGCTGGAGGAAACCCTGCGGCTGGCGCGGCGGATGTGGGACGGGGACTCCTCGCCGTTCGAGGGCGCGCACCTCCGGCTCGACCGTCCGATCGGGAACCCGCGCCCGGTGCGGCGGCCGCGGGTGCTGATCGGCGGGGCGGGTGAGCGGAAGACCCTGCGGCTGGTCGCGCGGTACGCCGACGCGTGCAACCTGTTCGACATCCCCGATGGAGGCAAGACCGTGCGGCACAAGCTGGCCGTCCTGGCGCGGCACTGCGAGGCCGCGGGCCGGCCGTACGGGGAGATCGAGAAGACGATCAGTACCCGGCTCGCGCCCGGGGAGCCGGCGGAGTCGTTCGCGGCGCGGTTGGCGGAGTTCGCCGGGTGGGGGATCGAGCACGCGGTCGTGATCACGGCGGGTCCGTGGTCGCCGGCGGCGGTCGCGACGCTGGGGCGGGCCGGGACGCTGCTGGCGGGGTGA